Proteins from a genomic interval of Phocoena phocoena chromosome 20, mPhoPho1.1, whole genome shotgun sequence:
- the C20H16orf46 gene encoding uncharacterized protein C16orf46 homolog isoform X1, translating to MDLSLKNETELENSENNEIQSTEETELIYTCPDERSEKNHVCCLLNISDITLEQDEEAKEFVIGTGWEEAVRGWGRISPTACIWPRKKLKKAKMGESASSCLLCVSLSQGSLEARLQSEAGPEKDGGSLSQTPGPLPGPNTAYRKVNRICFPTYSQGEKKSLQMKEFIWCLKDWATPEFVRGNDPGSPSGGADGSASMADSLTSKALLVLPALKSSPPNGLDVPGKKSQNFFLQQEEKGPSVAKDEQVACAYGVKTVDGTGEKRPIELAKHHKVKETQPFPTPVARTSLLAGPEPCCLPWSLLPGKHLVCPPHHNSVRYLATLQLVQKQGAQTYKAKFKAREPRPPVKTPQCVLTAAKPENRPQTLETKVFPRPLLPSLTVSRVVMAVPTHRLL from the exons ATGGATCTCAGTCTGAAAAACGAGACTGAATtagaaaatagtgaaaataatgaaattcaaaGCACAGAAGAAACTGAATTAATCTATACTTGTCCAGATGAAAGAAGTGAAAAGAATCACGTTTGTTGTCTTCTCAATATCAGTGACATTACACTTGAACAAGATGAAGAAGCCAAAGAGTTTGTCATTGGAACTGGATGGGAGGAAGCA GTCCGAGGCTGGGGAAGGATTTCTCCAACTGCCTGCATCTGGCCCAGGAAGAAGCTTAAAAAGGCGAAGATGGGAGAAAGTGCCAGCAGCTGCTTACTCTGTGTCAGCCTCTCCCAAGGGAGCCTGGAGGCCAGGCTTCAGTCGGAG GCAGGGCCGGAGAAGGATGGAGGCAGCCTCTCCCAGACTCCCGGCCCCCTGCCAGGCCCCAACACTGCCTACCGGAAAGTTAACAGGATCTGCTTTCCCACTTACagtcagggagagaaaaaaagcctGCAAATGAAAGAGTTTATTTGGTGCCTGAAAGACTGGGCCACTCCCGAGTTTGTGAGGGGCAACGACCCCGGAAGCCCCAGCGGAGGCGCTGACGGAAGTGCCTCCATGGCAGACTCCTTGACTTCCAAGGCCCTTTTAGTTCTACCTGCCCTGAAGTCTTCACCCCCAAATGGCTTGGATGTGCCAGGTAAGAAGAGTCAGAACTTTTTCTTACAGCAGGAAGAGAAGGGGCCGAGCGTGGCGAAGGATGAGCAAGTGGCTTGTGCATATGGGGTGAAAACAGTTGACGGGACAGGTGAGAAGAGGCCCATTGAGCTGGCCAAGCACCACAAGGTGAAGGAAACGCAGCCTTTCCCCACCCCGGTGGCCCGGACATCCCTGCTGGCCGGTCCCGAGCCCTGCTGCCTGCCCTGGTCCCTCCTGCCTGGAAAACACCTGGTGTGCCCTCCCCACCACAACAGTGTTCGCTATCTCGCCACCCTGCAGCTTGTGCAGAAACAAGGAGCGCAGACCTACAAAGCCAAATTCAAAGCCAGGGAGCCAAGACCTCCCGTGAAAACCCCACAGTGCGTTCTCACAGCGGCCAAGCCGGAAAACAGGCCGCAAACGCTGGAGACCAAAGTGTTCCCAAGACCTCTCTTGCCGTCCCTCACGGTGAGCAGAGTTGTTATGGCCGTTCCCACTCACAGACTCCTCTGA
- the C20H16orf46 gene encoding uncharacterized protein C16orf46 homolog isoform X2 codes for MDLSLKNETELENSENNEIQSTEETELIYTCPDERSEKNHVCCLLNISDITLEQDEEAKEFVIGTGWEEAVRGWGRISPTACIWPRKKLKKAKMGESASSCLLCVSLSQGSLEARLQSEAGPEKDGGSLSQTPGPLPGPNTAYRKVNRICFPTYSQGEKKSLQMKEFIWCLKDWATPEFVRGNDPGSPSGGADGSASMADSLTSKALLVLPALKSSPPNGLDVPGKKSQNFFLQQEEKGPSVAKDEQVACAYGVKTVDGTGEKRPIELAKHHKVKETQPFPTPVARTSLLAGPEPCCLPWSLLPGKHLVCPPHHNSVRYLATLQLVQKQGAQTYKAKFKAREPRPPVKTPQCVLTAAKPENRPQTLETKVFPRPLLPSLTHRKRKIK; via the exons ATGGATCTCAGTCTGAAAAACGAGACTGAATtagaaaatagtgaaaataatgaaattcaaaGCACAGAAGAAACTGAATTAATCTATACTTGTCCAGATGAAAGAAGTGAAAAGAATCACGTTTGTTGTCTTCTCAATATCAGTGACATTACACTTGAACAAGATGAAGAAGCCAAAGAGTTTGTCATTGGAACTGGATGGGAGGAAGCA GTCCGAGGCTGGGGAAGGATTTCTCCAACTGCCTGCATCTGGCCCAGGAAGAAGCTTAAAAAGGCGAAGATGGGAGAAAGTGCCAGCAGCTGCTTACTCTGTGTCAGCCTCTCCCAAGGGAGCCTGGAGGCCAGGCTTCAGTCGGAG GCAGGGCCGGAGAAGGATGGAGGCAGCCTCTCCCAGACTCCCGGCCCCCTGCCAGGCCCCAACACTGCCTACCGGAAAGTTAACAGGATCTGCTTTCCCACTTACagtcagggagagaaaaaaagcctGCAAATGAAAGAGTTTATTTGGTGCCTGAAAGACTGGGCCACTCCCGAGTTTGTGAGGGGCAACGACCCCGGAAGCCCCAGCGGAGGCGCTGACGGAAGTGCCTCCATGGCAGACTCCTTGACTTCCAAGGCCCTTTTAGTTCTACCTGCCCTGAAGTCTTCACCCCCAAATGGCTTGGATGTGCCAGGTAAGAAGAGTCAGAACTTTTTCTTACAGCAGGAAGAGAAGGGGCCGAGCGTGGCGAAGGATGAGCAAGTGGCTTGTGCATATGGGGTGAAAACAGTTGACGGGACAGGTGAGAAGAGGCCCATTGAGCTGGCCAAGCACCACAAGGTGAAGGAAACGCAGCCTTTCCCCACCCCGGTGGCCCGGACATCCCTGCTGGCCGGTCCCGAGCCCTGCTGCCTGCCCTGGTCCCTCCTGCCTGGAAAACACCTGGTGTGCCCTCCCCACCACAACAGTGTTCGCTATCTCGCCACCCTGCAGCTTGTGCAGAAACAAGGAGCGCAGACCTACAAAGCCAAATTCAAAGCCAGGGAGCCAAGACCTCCCGTGAAAACCCCACAGTGCGTTCTCACAGCGGCCAAGCCGGAAAACAGGCCGCAAACGCTGGAGACCAAAGTGTTCCCAAGACCTCTCTTGCCGTCCCTCACG CACAGGAAAAGGAAGATAAAGTAG